GCCGAGCTGCTGGGCAACCGCGCCGCCGCCTGCACCAGCATCGCGGAGGCCAAAGCCCAGCGACCCGAGCTTGAGGCGGCGGACATCGTCACCACCGCCGGCACGCATCACGTCGCGGCCGCCGAGGCGCTGGACGCCGGCCTTCACGTGCTCGTCGAAAAGCCGCTGGCGGTCACGATGCGCGGCTGCGCCCGGATTCGCGCGGCGGCGTCGCGCTCCGGGCGCCTGGTCTCCGTCGCGGAGAACTATCGGCGCGACCCAATTCTCCGGCTCGCACGCGCGCTCCTGGACGCGGACGCCATCGGTGAGCCGCGCTCCATCGTCGAGCTGCGGGCCGGCGGCACCGACGCCATGCTCATCACACCCTGGCGGCACTTCCGGGAGGACGGCGGCCCGCTGATGGACGTGGGCGTGCACTACGCCGACATGATCGTGTACCTCATGGGTCCCGTTGATCGGGTGGCCGGCATCACCCGGCTGCTGGAGCCGGTGCGCACGACCGACCGCGTCGACGAAGCGCCCAGCGGCATGTACGCCCGTTTCCGCGCGGATTTGCCGGACACGTTCGAGGCCACCGCGCCCGACTCGCTGCAGGCCATGCTGGGATTCGCCTCGGGCGCCGCGGGCACCTGGGGACTCGAGCTCTCGGCCCCGGACGCCGGCAGCCACCTGAGCGCAGTGCTGGGTTCGGAGGGCCGGCTGGAAACGTTTGGGGTGCGCAGCGGCCGGCCGCTGAAAGTCTGGCGGGACGGCGCGGAGCCGCTCGACGATTCCGAGGTGCTCGCCCTGGCGACTGACTTTGCGCTGGACCCGCTGACGACGGATCTCTTTGGCGCCGACCGCATGGCGCGCTATGACCTTGAGTTCCCCCAAGCCGACCGCAAGCTGATTGCCCTCGAGATTGGCGAGCTGGCGGAAGCCATCGATTCCGGCAAGCCAATCGAGGTTGACCTCGACGCCGGTGAGGCGGCCGTGGCGTTGGTGCTCGCGGTGCACGAGTCGAGCGAGGTCGGCGCGATGGTCACGCTCGACGACGTGCGCAGCGGCCGCGTCAGCGCCTACCAGGACGTGACGGATCGAAAGCTCGGCCTCATCGATTGAGCCGGTGGCGCCGGTCGGTGACGGTCTGGCGGAGGGTGTCTGATTGATCGTTGATCCGGCGGTCCTTCCGGGCCTGCTGCTGCTGGTGGCGGAGCTCGCCGCGCTGGCCGCCGTGGGCTACGTCATCGTGCGGGTGGCGCTGCGTCAGGACGACGAGCGCATGGCCTTGGCGCAGGGTCTGGTGGTCGGCCCAGCGCTCTGGGGCGTGATCGTCAATTTCGTGCTTTACGCCATCCCAGGGATGGCGGGAGCGGCGGTCGGCTGGGGCCTAACGCTCGCACTGGGCGCGGGACTGGCGTGGCGCGCCCCCAATCCCATTCGCCCGCGGCCGCGTGTGCTCGCCGGACTCGCCCTCGCTGTGCTGGCGCTCTTCTGGGTTGGGCTCGCCGGTCGTCAACTCTTGTCGATTCCCGATGCCATGAACCACGTGGGGTTGGCCGCCTCGATCCGCGCCGGCGGGTTTCCGCCGGCGTTCTTCTGGATTCCGGACAACCCGGCTCCATACCACTACGGCACCGGCTTGCTGATTGGGCTGCTGGCGCCACCGTTCGGTCCGGACCTGGCCTTCTCGACCGAGGTCCTGGACGTGTGGATGTGGGCGAGCTTTGTTCTCGTTGTAGTCACGGCCCTGCTGCGGCGCACGTCGAGATTCGCGGTGCTGCTCACGGCCCCGCTCCTGTTGACGGCGGGCGCCTGGACCTTTATCGCCGAGCCCGTCGATATCGTGAAGGTGCCCCTCCCGGCGGGGATTCCCTCGGCCGGCATCCGCGCTTCGCTGACGGACATCTACTGGCCGCACGTTGAGCTTCCCTGGGCGTCGGAAGGCTCGGCGCTGCCGGACATCTGGCGGTTTGTCTACACCCTGGCCTATGCGCTGGCGTTCGTGATCCTGGAGCACGCCGCACGCGTGCAGCGCCGGTCGTTGCCCGCTGCCCTCACGCTCGCGGGGCTAGTCGGCTTCCTTGCCCTTTTGGCGACCACGCTGGCGCCGATCGTGCTCGCCTTGTGGGCTGCCTTGGAGGCCGTGGCTCTCGTGACGTCCTGGCGGGCAGGTGCTGCGATCCGAGGCACGGCGCTGCGATCGGGCGCGGGGCTGGCGGCCGCCATGCTGATGTATGGCTTTGGCGGCGGCACGTTCGCCTCCGCGCTGAGCGGCTCCGTGTCGTCCGGCGTGTCCATCGCGTGGAGCCAGCACCCAGGACTCTTTCGGCCGCTTGGATCCTTCGATTCGCTACCCGGCGGCGTCGCGCTGCTTCGAGGCGGTCCGGTTGTCATCGCCGGCGTCGCGGCGGTACTGGCCAGGCGTGATCGGCTGACGCTGATTCTTGCGGTGGGCGCCTGTGTGCTGGTGCTGGCCGCCGTGGCGCTGCACTACCACCCGGCGCCGGTGATACTCGGCCGGTTCGTCGGTCACGCGCGCAATTTTGCGCTGCTTGCGCTCGTGCTCGCCCTCGGCGCTCAGCTCGCAAGCCTGCGGTCGGTGAAGTGGCGGAACGCGGCCGCCGCCGCGCTCCTTGCCCTCGTCGTGTGGCCAACAGCGGTGGCGCCCGTTCGCAACGCGGCGCTGACGATCGGGCAGGGGACCAAGCTGGTCAACGCCGAATGGCCGCAGCCGTGGCCTGGCGGCCGGTTTGCGTTGCCGCCGATGTCCGACCGGATCGCCACCTACCTCCGAGTCCACACACCGGCCGACGCGCGGGTCCTCTCGCCCACTCCCACCGACATGTCGTTTTCCACCGTTCCCCTCGCCACCGGCCGCCCAAACGCGTCGGGATTCGTCGAGCACATCTATTCCCAGTCGCACACGGGACCCTTCTACGTTGATGCCATCCGCCATCTCGAGCCGGCAGCCTTCCGGCGGCTGGGCCTCGACTACGTCTACGCGACGGACGATTGGGCAGGCGAACTGCCCGACCGGGCGGCTCGCTGGCTGGAAGATCCCGAACTGTTCGAGCTCGTGATCCGCGATGGCGCCGAGGCGCTCTACCGGGTGCGGCCCGCGTTCCTCGAGCTCGACGTGGCGCCTACCCCGGCGTCGTTCGAGGCGCTGCGCCAGGCAGTTCCCGCGGAAACCCTGCTGTACCTGCCCGCCCCATTTCGAACCGTGGACGGGTTGCGCGTGGCGTCGGCGCTTTCCCATGCGCGGCTGCTCGGCGCGATCGACCCGACGATGATTTATCTGATGACGCCTTGGCGGGCCGAACCCCTCGGCCAGCACGTGCCGGACCTCGTCATCATGTGGCGGCACGTGGATCCATGGATGTTCCCGCCCGCCGCGCGCCGGCCCATCTGGTGGAACGACGAGATTGCGGTCTATGCGCCGGACGGGGCGGTTGCGCCGATCATGGCGCCGCCGCCCGAGATCGAGCCGCCGCCCGTCAGCATCCAGGTGTCGAAGGTTGGGGCGGTCGATGGTCGGATCGCCTTCACGGCCAGCTTCGACAACCACGATCCCGAGCAGTGGACCGGGCAGGATTGGGTGGTCCTGGTCGGCGACGACTCGCCGTGGGCCCTCCCGATGCACGTGCGCCCCGGGGGGCGGACCATCGGGAGCGTGGCGTGGTTTCCGGGCCAGGCTGCCGCCACCCAGCGGACGTCAACGTACGCCTACGAGTTCGAGGTCGCGTCGCCCGGCCTGGCGGTGCGCGATGCGACTGGTGAGTTGGCTCCGGCCGCCGGATCGTCTCGAGGAATGCTGGGAGCGGGAGCCTGGACGCTCGCGGTGCGCCTGCAGCACGAGTGGAAGCCGCTTCATTGGCGGCAGGTGAGCCTTATTCCGGTGCTGCGCTTCAGCGTCTCCGAAACTGGCGAAGTCTCGCATGAGGTCTTTGACGACGTGCGCGGCGCAAGGCCTCTTCCCTAGACCCCCGGAGTAATGCTCATGCAACCAACGCGACTTGCGCCAACATTGTTGGGCGTGACGACCTGCGCGCCGGGCCCGCTGGGAGCGTGCCGAATCGAAGGCTTCGACGCACGGGCGAGGGTGGCTGAGTGACGGTTGATTCGGCGGTGCTTCCGGGCCTGCTGCTGCTGGCGGCGGAGGTCGCCGCGTTGGCCGCCGTGGGTTACGTCATCGTGCGAGTGGCCCTGCGTCAAGACGACGAGCGCATGGCCCTGGCCCAAGGCCTCGTCGTCGGTCCGGCCCTTTGGGGCCTCATCGTCAACTTCGTCCTGTACGCCGTCCCCGGCCTTGCCGGAGCCGCCGTGGGCTGGGGCGTCGTCATCGCGATCGGCGTGGGACTGGCGTGGCGGACGAGCCACCGCGTCCGGCCGCCGGCCCGGCTGCTCGCTGGCTTCGTGGTCGCTGTCCTGGCGCTCCTTTGGGCTTCGCTGGCCAGCCGCCAGCTCATGGGAATCCCGGATCCCGAGGTTCATATGGGGCTGGCCGCCTTCCTGCGATCCGGCGGATTTCCACCGGAAATGTCGTGGACCGCCGGCGTGCCGGTGCGTTACCACCACGCGATCGATCTTCTGGTCGGACTGCTGGCGCCGCCGGTGGGGCCGGACCTGGCGTTCGTCACCGAGCTGCTGGGCGTCTACGCCTGGACGAGCTTTGTCCTGATCGTGATTACCGCGCTGCTCCGTCACGCGTCTCCGGTCGTCGTGGTCGCCGCCGCCCCGCTCCTACTCGCGAACGGTCTCTGGACGTGGGCGAGCGGCGATGGCGCGGTCTTGCAGGTTCCGATACCGGCGGGATTGCCGGAGGCAAACCTGGGCGCGTCACTCGGCGACGTGTACTGGCCGCCGGTCGAGCTGGCGCCGGAGGTCAGACTTGCGGATTTGTTGCCGGACTCCGGGCATCCGTCGTTCCCGCTCGGATACGCCCTGACATTCGTGGTGCTGGAGCGCGTGGCGAGGCTCGAGCGTTGGTCATGGCGCGCGTCGGTCACGGTGGCTGGACTTGTCGGCTTCATGGGGCTCGTCGCGACCACGATCCTGGCGCCGCTGGTGATCGGGTGGGCCGGTCTGGCCGGCTGGCATCTCATTCGAACCCGGCGTTCCGGCGCAATGCCGGGCGACGCGCTGCGGCTGGGCGCCGGCTTCGCGCTGGCGGGGATTCTGCTCCTCGGCGGCGGCGGCACGCTCACGAGGATCCTGGATGGCGCGCCGTCCAGCGGTTTGGAGTTGGCGCTCGGCCTCCACCCTCGGGATTGGCAGGTGCTCGGCACGCTCGATGCGCGGCCCGGGGGCGTGGGCGTGCTGGGCATCGGGCCGTTGGCGCTCGCCGGAGCCGCCGTGGTGTTGGCGCGACGGGATCGACTGGTGGTGGCGCTGACGGCCGCCGCGGCGCTGCTGGTGCTGGCCTGGATATGGCTGCACTATCCGCCGGCTCCCTGGGACCTGAACCGCCTGGCGGGACACGCTCGAAACCTGGCACTGGTGGCGCTGCTGCTCGCCGCGGCTGTGCGTTTGGGCGACTTCCGCCCCACGCGCGCCCGCTACGCCGCCGCCGTCGTGGCGATCCTGGTCACCTGGCCCACGGTCGTAGCGCCGGTCCGGAGTCTCGGGCTCGCGATCGGACACGGGGTCCAACTGGCCAACGCCACCTGGGTGCAGGAGCACTTGATCGATCAGGGCGTGGCCGTGCCCATGCGGCGGTTTCGGATGCCGCAGGTGTCCGCACGCGTTGCGGACTACATCCAGCGCCACACGCCGACGGAAGCGCGGATCCTCGCGCCCGAGGGGCCTTCCTGGGCCGTATCGGCCGCCACCGGTCGCCCGAACAACGCGGGGCTTGCCGGCCTGACGTATCTGGTTTACCACTTCGGCCCCGAATACGCGGATGCGGCGGACTACCTGGAGCCGGCCGCCATCCGGCGCCTGGGAATCGACTACGTCCACACGACGGATGCCTGGATCAGCGCACTGCCGAGGCGAGCGCAGTCGTGGCTCGCCGATCCGCAACTCTTCGAGCTCTTGGTCAAAGACGGCGACGAGCGGCTGTATCGGGTGCGGCGGGCGTTCGTTGATCTCGACGTTTCGCCGAATCCCAAGTCGTTTGAAGCCCTGAGGCAATCCGTGCCGCCGTCGGCAGCGGTCTACATCGTGGCGCCACCCAGGGAACCCGTTACCCTCCGTGTCGCGTCGGCCGTGTCGCACGCCCGGCTCGTGGGAGAAGTGGACCCACTCTTCCTCCACCTGCAACCGCCCGCGAAGTGGCACGTCGCCCCCCTCACGACCGAATCCCCCGACTTTGTCGCCCTGCCGACGGGCGTCGAGCCCTGGATGTTTCCGCTCTCGGCCCGGTCACCGATTTGGTGGCGCGATGATGTCGCGGTCTACGCGCCCAACGGCGCGGCGCCACGGATCATGGATGCTCCGGTCCCGGAGGTTCCGCCGCCGGGCGAGCCGCCGGTGCTGGTGGAAGTGACCGCCGTGGAGGTGGCCGCAGGCCGCGTCGAGTTCGCGGCGGCGTTCGACGAACGCACCTCGCAGGGTTGGACGAGCCAGGATTGGGTCGTTCTGGAAGGCGACCTATCCCCGTGGGCCATTCCGACGGAGACGTTTCGCAGGGGTCACGAGCCGACAATCGCGAAGTGGATTGCGGGATTGCTATCGGCGGGCAGCGCGACCTCGGCGCACGACTATCGGTTCGACGCCCGGACTTTCGAGTTGTCGGTGCGCAACGACGCTGGGGACTTCGTGCCCCTGGCATCCTCGGCCGTGAACCTGGGACCCGGAGGCTACACGCTGGCGCTGCGCCTGCGACACGAATACGAGCCGAACCATTGGCGCGACGCCGCCGTGATCCCGGTGCTGCGGATCAGGATCGCCGAGAGCGGAGACGTCGCCTATGAACCGTTGGATGACGTTCTCGGCGGGCCGGTCCCATAGGCTCGCTGGACGCCATGCTTGCGTCGAGCCCGGCGGGCCCCAACTCGCCCAGGGGAGGATGGGCGCACGATTTGAACCAGCGCCTGAAAACGCGTCATGCGTGGCAGGATCGGATTCGCCTGGCGGGAGACGATGAATGACCGTTGACCCCACGGTCGTTCCCGGCCTCCTGCTCCTGGCGGGGGAGCTCATCGCCCTGGCCGCCGTGGGCTACGTCGTCGCCCGGGTGGTGCTGCGACAGGACGACGAGCGCACGGCCCTAGCCCAGGGTCTGGTGGTCGGGCTCGCTCTTTGGGGCGTGATCGTCAACTTCGTCATGTACCTGGTTCCGGGCCTCGGCGGGGCCATTGTGGGTTGGAGCGTCACGCTCACCGCGGGCGCTATCCTGGCCTGGCGCGCGCCTCACCCCATAGGCCCACGGCCGCGCGTGGCCGCGGGGTTTGTCGTTGCGGCCTTGGCGCTCATGTGGATCGCGCTCGCCAGCCGCCAGCTACTGACGATTCCCGACTGGGAAATCCACCTGGGCCTGTCCGCCGTGATGCGCGCGGGCGCAGGGTTCCCGCCAGAGCTGCCCTGGAATCCCGGCATCCCGGTGTCCTACCACTACGGCTTCGACCTCCTCGTCGGGCTGCTGGCGCCGCCTTTCGGTCCCGACCTTGCCTTCACGACGGAGCTGCTGGGCGTATACATCTGGACGGCCCTCGCGCTCATCGTCGTGACCACGCTTATCCAGCGCGGCTCGGCGCTGGGGGCGGTGCTCCTGGCGCCGCTGCTGCTCACGGCCGGCGCGTGGACCGTGGTGTTTGTGCCGCCGCCCGATGTGCTGCTCGTTCCGGTTCCGGCGGGGATTCCGTCCGCCGGGATTCGCGCGTCGCTGACGGACCTCTATTGGCCCAGCGTGCAACTGCCGTGGTTGTGGCCGGGCCTGGCGTCAGAGGGCCTGTCGACCCCATCGCCGCCGAACCTCTTCAAGCCGTACTTCCCGTTGGCCTACGCACCGGCGCTCGTGGTGCTCGAGCGGGCCGCATCCCCCGCGGGCCGCTGGCCGGGGCGCAGCGTGGTGCTCGCGCTGCTTGTCGGTTTCGTCAGCCTCTCCGACGAGGCCGTCGCTCCCATCGTGCTCGTCCTGTGGGTGGTCTTCGAGGCAATGGCGTTCTGGAAGGCGCGGCAGCCGGGCGCCGACACCACCGGCCTGGCGCTGCGGGCCGCCGCCGGGCCGGCGCTCGCCATGCTCCTGCTGGTCCTGAGCGGCGGCGCCTTGACGGGTGTACTGACCGATGCGGGCGGGTCCGGCCTCTCGCTCGGGTGGATCGACGACGCGAGCGCCCGCCGGCCGATAGCAACGTTTGCCCAGCAGCCGGGCGGCCTGGGCCTGCTGGGGCTCGGTCCCCTCGTCGTGGCCGCCGCCGCCGCGCTGCTGGCGTGGCGTGATCGGCTGGTGCTGGCGCTGATCGCCGGCGCGTTGGTGTTCCTGCTCGCCGCGTTGACGCTGCAGTACGAGTTCTCACCGGACGTCGCCCGACTGGACGGCCATGCGCGCAACTTTGCGTTG
This genomic stretch from Chloroflexota bacterium harbors:
- a CDS encoding Gfo/Idh/MocA family oxidoreductase, with amino-acid sequence MGHQFALVGCGGMGRRHLRGFVELARARPGLVELAAVVDVDRERAEFVAGEVAELLGNRAAACTSIAEAKAQRPELEAADIVTTAGTHHVAAAEALDAGLHVLVEKPLAVTMRGCARIRAAASRSGRLVSVAENYRRDPILRLARALLDADAIGEPRSIVELRAGGTDAMLITPWRHFREDGGPLMDVGVHYADMIVYLMGPVDRVAGITRLLEPVRTTDRVDEAPSGMYARFRADLPDTFEATAPDSLQAMLGFASGAAGTWGLELSAPDAGSHLSAVLGSEGRLETFGVRSGRPLKVWRDGAEPLDDSEVLALATDFALDPLTTDLFGADRMARYDLEFPQADRKLIALEIGELAEAIDSGKPIEVDLDAGEAAVALVLAVHESSEVGAMVTLDDVRSGRVSAYQDVTDRKLGLID